The Sebastes umbrosus isolate fSebUmb1 chromosome 1, fSebUmb1.pri, whole genome shotgun sequence genome includes the window agagtggatgcggaaagggccacaggccggattcaaacccgggccgccgcggtcaggaccaagccttgatacatggacgcccgctctaccaactgagctaacccaggcgcctcggagtttgcgagtgattgacagctgctcagagacggcaaggctccagctcggctctgattggttgttttcctccggtctgtgaaatcctgcagatgccattaggagcaccggaggacacagaggcacatattggttgtttttttttcagattacgtgtctcatgcactactgtcagactATAGCgactttataaaaataaaattttttaaccatatttgctccaatctgcctactccagctttaagatGTACAGTATTAATGTATCCAACAATCTTttagttaataaaatgtaagacGGTAGTGAAAAACGGCAATCACAAATCCCCAAAGCCCAAGGTTGTGTCTTCAGATTGCTTGTTTAGTCCGACCGACAGACcgaaactcaaagatattcagtttacacatgacataaaacagagaaaaggagcAAATCCTCGCATTGGAGAAGCTGGAAGCAGAGAATGGAATTTTCCTtgataaatgatttaaatgactAATTGTCagaatagttggcaattaattatttgctgattgattgatttaattAACATGGTGTTACTACACCTCCAATATTCCCTCTGGTCTTTCTCAGTCtatataaaacaacacaagtAGTACATCTCTCCTGTGAATAAATCGATCAAGAAGAGCACTGGAAATATTCTTACCTTGGCGATTTTTCCGTATTCTCTTTGCCCTCtggatttcttttttgcatTCTGCTATCTTGTCGTGTGCAGACGTGATGTTTTGTTCTGCAATGTGGACAAGGTGGTGATTATTTGTAACACATTTAGAGCACAAAACCATAGATTTTTTTGTGGTGACACTGGTGGCCCAGTTCTGCTAGATATTACACATAGAAAGTATGAAATGCAAGAACAGGAATATTTCTGTTATATAAAAGAATATAGGGCTACAGAGGACGGGTTGTCAACAACTTGTGTGCATATAAGTGTGTTGGGGTTACATAAGTTATATAAACTGGGGGGGAAAAGTCAGGAACTTGTGATGgatgattatttctctgttgtatcaatgcaaattggcattgtattttacatcgttggaaagcctgtttatttaccctcacaatgatgtccaacttgtaaggatcatgcatttgtgggatgagcagtacagctgattatgtggttagcgcccaagaaaaatttgccaatgGTAAactgtattctcataaggctaccaggaataaacaggctttccaacaatgtaaaatacaatgccaattagcattgtaacaacagagaaataatcgaccaaacacaagtttcccgaacttttgttttcccagtttatattcAAGGTCAGTGTCAGAAAACCCTTATTTCCTACCTATGTCACTGTAGATTTTCTCATAATTCTCCATTTCCTGAAGATTCATGTCATAAACCATCAACGTCTTCCCCATGGAGAACTCACACTGGGCCAGTATGCCCATCATCCTCTGGTACTGCGTGAACCTGAACAGAATTACAAGACGGTTTATGATCAAAAGCAAGTTCTTCACCAGACTTATATATATAGAAATTCTGGGTGACATAGTCCATAGTCTGGCTTTGCAGAGTCTGCAGAGCTCACTCACCCTTCCTCTGGGGTCCCAGGTGAGTTGCACCATTTGGTGAAACTCTTCAGCAGCACGTTGATCCGCCGGTCATCTCCAGCTCCGTCTCCGTCGATGAGAAGACGTTTCCGAATAACTTCATCTGAAATAGGAGCGAAAAGCGTGAATCAAAACAACCTCCCAGATACAGCAGGTAGATTCAAGAGCctcgttagctgttagctgataGCTGTATATTAGCTGTTATCAAAGCAAACTGCTTCTACGTGGTACATTATTTCGTTTTAGACAGTATAACTGGGTACATATGAGTACTTTAAGAGCTTCGCCACACATTTATACTCTTTGTTTTTTACCAGAGAGCTGAAATCAGTGAATTAAAACGTGTTTTACCATCTGTAACAGCCCCCATGTCTGTAGCTggataaaactttattgaacAACCGGAAGTGAACAAAGCAGAgcttagccccgccccctggacagacagacggcTGTGATTGGCCACGGTCtgaattttaaagtttttttaaaaactttatttaaaaaaataaatctggttATTAACAAGTAATAAAAGGATTAAATACTTTTACCAGGGGTCAGAAACCTTTACTattaaaagagccattttaggcaaaaaaataaataataaatctgtctggagccgcaaaacattttagcattgtgatgaaggtaatacagtttatagtctaagtatatagtatataagtctaatgtattgagggcccaagtgcaaatgttcTACGCAGTATAAGGGAaacattgaaggaaaaaaatctgaggtttccagaataaagtcataatattatgactttttatagtcgtaatattacgaggaaaaaagtcataactttacgagaaaaaaagtcgtaatattacaagaataaagtcataactttacgagaaaataaggCGTTATATTACGacaccgcagccggagggaacagggaagacaccggagtttttgtcggagacgataacctttctctctgcggagccccgtcacttcacaacacacgggaaacctctgttggtcttgaggagctgcagcatttatttctgcacaaacgtccactgtacattcactagatattctcagagttaaactaactcttctgcagtgtgtagtgtgcgcgcataaaCGTGAGAgcggagcgaaatagcgagaacgagcgctagtgaaggcaagcaggcaggcagaggagcagagtacagcagacaCTCCGgttctggagaccaaagctacggtctcccccgtgtACTATGActgcagccaacactgttttacaagacgggcttcactagatataactttgcggttttggtgcttccgtgtagtttgtgttggagtctgagtctgaacagcgtagccacacgcgagcacgcatgggacaccgacccgggttgATTTAATACGTGTAataagttacaaacagtccctttaagtgagaatgagatagatttttttaataataatttttaaacCGGAGACCCCACTACATTTTTCAACACATGCCACTGCTTTTTAAAATCTCATTTTTTGTATCTTTTAAGAATAATATAGTGTCATCAGcaaagttgacttatttttttattatttcctcaATACTGAAATGCCCAAGAAATTGTTCATCTTAATGTGCATTGCCATAACTTTATTTGTTGCAAAAACGATTTGCAAGATTGGCAACTTGTCAAACTCTGAGGAGGCTTCTGCTCCGCTGTTCAGGAAACTGAACAttctttcagtttatgacataaatattcatcagatatgtgtgtttatgtataaatatatgttcttgccttcttcttctttaccatcatcgtttagcaacttctttaaaaataattctcaaattcattcacataatactagacaggtaaatcatcttcacctgcctttttacaaaataaaacatggccagtactccctcagatatcgtggtgtacaaatatggaacaccaacaTACATGTTATTAAGAAGTCTTTATCCTTCTTAATCATCCTTACATTTTagaaggaaattatcatcacatttaattaatgaagtctaattatcttttgatatgtttagatatatttatttttcttctgtactgtttttgtatatatttcattgtttttattggattgttttccactgtttggttagggtttttctgcacattttgtgtacttcttgttgttgtttaatttttgttgtatttttaaaattatgttagtgtagatccttcttccttttttgttattgttttttcttcttctcaaaTCACATAAGGCCAAATGGTTAGTTCCACCTTTCTATGTTAGAAACATGAATACAGAGGGAGGAAAAATGAATTATGTGggattcgaaaaaaaaaaaagaaaaaatcaaagGACAACCATGATTTTGTCTTGCTATTGTTGTAAAAAACTGATGTGGaatgcaaaatgaaataaacagtATACGTAAATAATTTCCTCTCTAAGATTCTTATAAAATAGTTCACACAGCTACATAAAACTCTACTCATGTATATCAACAACGTAAAAGGATATTTCAAACTATAAATGAATCTGGACTAGCAttgttggattgttttccactgtttggttagggttagaaacATGAATacagagggaggaaaaataaattatgtgggattcgaaaaaaaaaaaaaaaaatcaaaggacAACCATGATTTTGTCTTGCTATTGTTGTAAGAAACTGATGTGGaatgcaaaatgaaataaacagtATACGTAAATAATTTCCTCTCTAAGATTCTTATAAAATAGCTCACACAGCTACATAAAACTCTACTCATGTATATCAACAACGTAAAAGCATATTTCAAACTATAAATGAATCTGGACTAACATTGTCGGGTTAGAACTGCGTGGTAAAAATGAAAACGGGATCTGTGAAAGCTAACCATTCCAACCTggaaaataacataaaacaaacaaaaacatgtgatatatatatatataaatatatatatatatatatatgtttgataTATCTGGAGGAAAAGGTGCGTATGCTTCTTGACCTCtgctgacacatttctttttttttttcattgactggatgttttggatgtgcaaataaataaatgaaataaaataaatactaacaaaaattaaaaaaaaaaaaaaaaaaaaaaggttgagatGGGGCAGCTTTAA containing:
- the thoc7 gene encoding THO complex subunit 7 homolog, which translates into the protein MGAVTDDEVIRKRLLIDGDGAGDDRRINVLLKSFTKWCNSPGTPEEGFTQYQRMMGILAQCEFSMGKTLMVYDMNLQEMENYEKIYSDIEQNITSAHDKIAECKKEIQRAKRIRKNRQEYDALAKVIQQHPDRHETLKQLEALDKELQQLSHIKENVDAKLELRKKQFHVLLSTIQELQQTLENDEKSDNDDNNQESPSRNGD